Proteins encoded in a region of the Niveispirillum cyanobacteriorum genome:
- a CDS encoding ATP-binding protein, translating to MLLAFAVLAVAAILFTTARHFDAGEAQRSEQRVARLMAGAENSLAVVMRDYAGWDAAVMHVVDRFDLPWADENIGIYLSGGYRLSMSLVIDRQGRVIYGMEDGKRLTDNRMREIQPPPALGRMMEKSIAALPGTTEAVAGVVRWGDQLYLASVADIRPSQGGAARPDGMALAFLQRLDRVAVARLLDPLLLENVDISTRPLPLDVGLLPLVEFGAAPDSPPAGWLTWRVPRPALDFLSSVYWVLGGVLLALFALTAQVLTRVQRAARREAEMNDALRQLSERYRALIDALPDMVCLLADGRVSLINAAGLSMLGISPADAGRVVGRPYLDLVVDADRLIFHRVMQMRGRGGIEWATLRIEAANGTIVPIELAVLPVTGEPLGEMTLVARDRRPELARRETLRAAETRAAVADRAKGQFLANISHELRTPLNAIIGFSEILRDELLGALGVPQYKEYAVDIHEGGLHLLRLVNDLLDIARMDAGTLELREGWVDIAPLIDRCERLLRQKAAERGVPVKLDVSPQGLRVLADEVRLKQIVVNLLGNAVRFSEAGQPVAVVVRLDGATGDVLIEVADHGIGMNVDAMRIALEPFSQVEGGHNRRQPGAGLGLPLARGYAEAHGGSLTMQSTPAVGTTVTVRLPASRVALAPVEG from the coding sequence ATGCTGCTGGCCTTCGCGGTACTGGCGGTGGCGGCCATTCTGTTCACCACGGCCCGGCATTTCGATGCCGGCGAGGCACAGCGGTCTGAACAGCGCGTCGCCCGCCTGATGGCAGGTGCGGAAAATTCCCTGGCCGTTGTCATGCGTGATTATGCGGGCTGGGATGCTGCCGTCATGCATGTTGTGGATCGGTTCGACCTGCCCTGGGCGGACGAGAATATCGGCATCTATCTCAGCGGTGGCTATCGACTGTCGATGAGTCTGGTGATCGATCGGCAGGGCCGCGTCATCTATGGGATGGAGGATGGCAAGCGCCTGACCGACAACCGGATGCGCGAGATTCAGCCGCCGCCGGCCCTGGGCCGCATGATGGAGAAATCCATTGCCGCCCTGCCCGGCACTACTGAGGCTGTCGCGGGGGTGGTGCGCTGGGGTGACCAGCTTTATCTGGCCTCCGTGGCCGATATCCGACCCAGCCAGGGGGGGGCTGCCCGACCGGATGGCATGGCCCTGGCGTTCCTGCAACGGCTGGATCGCGTGGCCGTGGCCCGCCTGCTGGACCCCTTGCTGCTGGAGAATGTCGACATTTCCACCCGGCCATTGCCGCTTGATGTCGGGTTGCTGCCCCTGGTGGAATTTGGTGCGGCACCGGACAGTCCGCCAGCAGGTTGGCTGACATGGCGTGTCCCGCGCCCCGCCCTGGATTTCCTGTCCAGTGTCTATTGGGTTCTGGGGGGTGTGCTGCTGGCCCTGTTCGCGCTGACGGCCCAGGTCCTGACCCGAGTGCAGCGGGCCGCCCGGCGGGAAGCCGAGATGAACGATGCCCTGCGGCAATTGTCCGAGCGGTATCGCGCCCTGATCGATGCCTTGCCGGACATGGTCTGCCTGCTGGCCGACGGTCGCGTATCGCTGATCAATGCGGCGGGCCTGTCGATGCTGGGTATATCGCCGGCCGATGCTGGGCGGGTGGTGGGGCGCCCCTATCTTGATCTGGTCGTGGATGCCGACCGTCTGATCTTTCACCGTGTCATGCAGATGCGGGGACGGGGCGGGATCGAATGGGCGACGCTGCGGATCGAGGCGGCGAATGGGACCATCGTGCCCATCGAACTGGCGGTGCTGCCCGTGACGGGCGAGCCGCTGGGCGAGATGACGCTGGTAGCCCGCGACCGGCGGCCCGAACTGGCGCGCCGTGAAACCTTGCGCGCGGCGGAGACGCGGGCCGCCGTGGCCGACCGCGCCAAGGGCCAGTTCCTGGCCAATATCAGCCATGAGCTGCGCACCCCGCTGAACGCCATCATCGGCTTTTCAGAAATATTGCGGGATGAGTTGCTGGGCGCTTTGGGCGTGCCGCAATACAAGGAATATGCCGTTGATATCCATGAGGGTGGGCTGCATCTGCTGCGGCTAGTCAATGACTTGCTGGATATTGCGCGCATGGATGCAGGGACATTGGAACTGCGCGAAGGCTGGGTCGATATTGCCCCGCTGATCGACCGGTGTGAACGTCTGCTGCGGCAGAAGGCGGCGGAACGGGGCGTGCCGGTCAAGCTGGACGTGTCACCCCAGGGGCTGCGTGTCCTGGCCGACGAGGTGCGATTGAAGCAGATCGTGGTCAATCTTCTGGGCAATGCCGTCCGATTCTCCGAAGCTGGCCAGCCGGTCGCCGTCGTCGTACGGCTGGACGGGGCCACGGGCGATGTGCTGATCGAGGTTGCCGATCACGGCATTGGTATGAATGTGGATGCTATGCGCATCGCCCTGGAACCCTTCTCTCAGGTGGAAGGCGGGCATAACCGGCGCCAGCCGGGGGCCGGGCTGGGCCTGCCGCTGGCCCGTGGTTACGCCGAGGCGCATGGCGGTTCGCTGACCATGCAAAGCACCCCGGCGGTCGGTACCACTGTTACCGTGCGCCTGCCAGCCAGTCGGGTAGCGCTGGCCCCCGTTGAGGGCTGA
- a CDS encoding ArsR/SmtB family transcription factor, protein MRDDLYQLDEAATDAVFQALASRERRRLLDLIRGNPGCIVADLLSAFEMSRIGVLKHLRVLEEADLVVSEKAGRERRLYVNTLPLRAIHRRWSDEFDDFWAGKLLDLKDKIEAGS, encoded by the coding sequence ATGAGGGATGATCTGTACCAGCTTGACGAGGCGGCGACTGATGCAGTGTTCCAGGCTCTGGCCAGCCGGGAACGGCGGCGGCTGCTGGACCTGATCCGGGGCAACCCCGGCTGCATCGTCGCGGACCTGCTGTCAGCGTTCGAGATGAGCCGGATTGGCGTGCTGAAACATCTGCGCGTTCTGGAAGAGGCGGATCTGGTCGTGTCGGAAAAGGCGGGGCGGGAACGACGGCTGTACGTCAACACCCTGCCGCTGCGCGCCATCCACCGCCGCTGGTCGGATGAGTTTGATGATTTCTGGGCCGGCAAGCTGCTGGACCTGAAGGACAAGATCGAAGCAGGCTCATGA
- a CDS encoding peptidoglycan -binding protein → MAYVRRRGSRGEKVDIWPGWVDALSSLTMVVIFLLMVFVLGQFYLTSALQGRDRQLADLQSRVAQLADALALERDSNARMQADFGQLTDRLRATLAEKEALQARIDAMGGTADAAATAATADERIAGLTRDLEEERKISAAARNEVALLNQQIAALRAQLQQLVTSLDASEAKAKEQEVQIAELGKRLNAALAGKVAELARFRSEFFGRLREILGNRDDVRIVGDRFVFQSEVLFDSGSAELGEAGQVQLGRLAKTLLELTAQMPPEINWILRVDGHTDVVPIKSGRWASNWELSTARAISVVNFLVQMGVPPERLAATGFGEFQPLEPGNSPASLALNRRIELKLDSR, encoded by the coding sequence ATGGCCTATGTCCGGCGGCGCGGATCACGGGGGGAGAAGGTCGATATCTGGCCCGGTTGGGTGGATGCGCTGTCCAGCCTGACCATGGTCGTCATCTTCCTGCTGATGGTGTTCGTGCTGGGCCAGTTCTATCTGACCAGCGCGCTACAGGGTCGCGACCGGCAATTGGCCGATCTGCAAAGCCGGGTGGCACAGCTGGCCGACGCCCTGGCGCTTGAACGCGACAGCAATGCCCGCATGCAGGCCGATTTCGGGCAGCTGACCGACCGGTTGCGCGCAACCCTGGCGGAGAAGGAGGCGCTGCAGGCCCGTATCGACGCCATGGGCGGGACGGCGGATGCGGCGGCCACGGCGGCCACGGCGGATGAACGCATCGCCGGCCTGACCAGGGATCTGGAGGAAGAGCGCAAGATCAGCGCGGCGGCCCGCAATGAGGTGGCGTTGTTGAACCAGCAGATCGCCGCCCTGCGTGCCCAGCTCCAGCAATTAGTCACCAGCCTGGATGCATCGGAAGCGAAAGCCAAAGAGCAGGAGGTGCAAATCGCCGAACTGGGCAAGCGCCTGAATGCCGCCCTGGCCGGCAAAGTGGCGGAACTGGCGCGGTTTCGGTCTGAATTCTTTGGCCGGCTGCGTGAAATTCTGGGCAACCGCGATGATGTGCGCATCGTCGGCGACCGGTTCGTGTTCCAGTCCGAAGTGCTGTTTGACAGCGGCTCTGCCGAATTGGGGGAGGCGGGGCAGGTACAGTTGGGCCGGCTGGCCAAGACGCTTTTGGAACTGACGGCGCAGATGCCGCCGGAGATTAACTGGATCCTGCGCGTCGATGGCCACACGGATGTGGTGCCCATCAAATCCGGACGCTGGGCCAGCAATTGGGAACTGTCGACGGCGCGTGCCATCTCCGTCGTGAATTTTCTGGTCCAGATGGGGGTGCCGCCGGAACGGCTGGCCGCCACGGGCTTTGGCGAGTTCCAGCCGCTGGAGCCGGGCAACAGCCCGGCGTCCCTGGCGTTGAACCGCCGGATCGAGTTGAAGCTCGACAGCCGTTGA
- a CDS encoding flagellar motor protein MotA, whose protein sequence is MTLSADRRTPAAPPERPPTVEPPASRPRRFLTRMALFALAVALIAAVLLPSLIQAFLANPALNGLILFTLLLGIWFIFRQVTMLGPEVAWLEAFTANRAPDTQPRLLAPMARMLGERQGGRFTLSTVASRSLLDGVGTRLDEGREISKYLIGLLIFLGLLGTFWGLLQTVSSIGTVISGLSFDNADVAGVFGNLQAGLSAPLSGMGMAFSSSLFGLAGSLVLGFLELQAGQAQNRFYTELEDWLAGITRLSSGALGDVEAGGGSGGGASVPVYIQALLEQTAENIERLQFTMAGAEEGRKLQHQQLVQLTERIVALTDQMRTEQQVMLRLAESLSNGGGLGLDEATRAHIRNLELYTARLLEETTQGRIQSTQELRSEIKILARTVAALGDTER, encoded by the coding sequence ATGACGCTTTCCGCTGACCGTCGCACGCCTGCCGCACCGCCCGAGCGCCCCCCCACGGTAGAACCGCCGGCCAGCCGGCCACGCCGGTTCCTGACGCGCATGGCGCTGTTCGCCCTGGCCGTGGCATTGATCGCGGCGGTTCTGCTGCCATCCCTGATTCAGGCGTTTCTGGCCAATCCGGCTTTGAATGGCCTGATCCTGTTCACCCTGCTGCTGGGTATCTGGTTCATCTTCCGGCAGGTCACGATGCTGGGGCCGGAGGTGGCGTGGCTGGAAGCCTTCACGGCCAACCGCGCGCCGGACACGCAACCCCGCCTGCTGGCCCCCATGGCCCGGATGCTGGGTGAACGCCAGGGCGGACGCTTCACCCTGTCGACGGTAGCCAGCCGGTCGCTGCTGGACGGGGTCGGCACGCGACTGGATGAAGGGCGGGAGATTTCCAAGTATCTGATCGGGCTCCTGATCTTCTTGGGATTGCTGGGCACCTTCTGGGGCCTGTTGCAGACCGTATCCTCCATCGGCACCGTCATTTCCGGCCTCAGTTTCGACAATGCCGATGTGGCGGGCGTGTTCGGCAATTTGCAGGCCGGCCTGTCGGCGCCCCTGTCGGGGATGGGCATGGCCTTCTCCTCCTCCCTGTTCGGGTTAGCGGGATCGCTGGTGCTGGGGTTCCTGGAGTTACAAGCCGGGCAGGCGCAGAACCGGTTCTATACCGAGCTGGAGGATTGGCTGGCCGGCATCACGCGGCTGTCCAGCGGCGCGCTGGGCGATGTGGAAGCGGGTGGCGGGTCCGGTGGGGGCGCGTCGGTTCCCGTCTATATCCAGGCCCTTCTGGAACAGACGGCGGAGAATATCGAACGGCTGCAATTCACCATGGCCGGTGCGGAGGAGGGGCGAAAGCTCCAGCACCAGCAGTTGGTGCAACTGACGGAGCGCATCGTCGCCCTGACCGACCAGATGCGGACCGAGCAGCAGGTGATGCTGCGTCTGGCCGAAAGCCTGTCCAATGGCGGCGGCTTGGGTCTGGACGAGGCGACCCGCGCCCATATCCGCAATCTGGAGCTTTACACCGCCCGCCTGCTGGAGGAGACAACGCAGGGGCGTATCCAGTCCACCCAGGAATTGCGCAGCGAGATCAAGATCCTGGCCCGGACGGTGGCGGCACTGGGCGATACGGAGCGCTGA
- a CDS encoding inositol monophosphatase family protein: MSAVPDFLVDLALRCADAAGVVARRHYRTRVDVDVKADASPVTIADREVESAIRAILIAERPDDGILGEEHGSQDLNAEYVWVIDPIDGTKSFITGRPLFTTLIALLHRGVPVLGIIDQPVIGDRWLGIAGRPTTLNGAPITTRPCADIAMATQAATMPFHQVEFAMTQASSRYMVWGGDAYAFGLLAGGFIDLMVEAGLQPYDWAALVAVIEGAGGLITDWEGQPLRLGCSGNVVAAGDPALHAQVLTMFRDRR; the protein is encoded by the coding sequence ATGTCTGCCGTTCCCGATTTCCTGGTCGATCTTGCCCTGCGTTGCGCCGATGCGGCGGGTGTCGTGGCCCGCCGCCATTACCGCACGCGGGTGGATGTCGATGTGAAGGCCGACGCCTCGCCCGTCACCATTGCCGACCGCGAGGTGGAAAGCGCCATCCGCGCCATCCTGATCGCCGAACGGCCCGATGACGGCATCCTAGGCGAGGAACATGGCAGCCAGGATCTGAATGCCGAATATGTCTGGGTCATCGACCCGATCGACGGCACCAAATCCTTCATCACGGGCCGCCCGCTTTTTACGACCCTGATCGCCCTGCTGCACAGGGGTGTGCCCGTTCTGGGCATCATCGACCAGCCGGTGATCGGCGATCGCTGGCTGGGCATTGCCGGTCGTCCCACGACATTGAATGGCGCGCCCATCACGACGCGGCCCTGCGCCGATATCGCCATGGCGACGCAGGCCGCCACCATGCCGTTCCATCAGGTCGAGTTCGCCATGACCCAGGCGTCGAGCCGCTACATGGTCTGGGGCGGCGACGCCTATGCGTTCGGCCTGCTGGCCGGCGGTTTCATCGACCTGATGGTGGAGGCCGGGCTGCAACCCTATGACTGGGCAGCACTGGTCGCCGTGATCGAGGGGGCCGGTGGCCTGATCACCGATTGGGAAGGGCAGCCGCTGCGGCTGGGCTGCAGTGGCAATGTGGTCGCCGCCGGTGATCCGGCCCTGCATGCTCAGGTTCTGACCATGTTCCGGGACCGTCGATAA
- a CDS encoding OmpA family protein, with protein sequence MMMRIPTFSTLLLLLALAPLSGAMAQNSIGPLPANPPPAAARAPITVPATPDLTLPPTPGVPDQGDIPAAPVSELPPSRFPGSATGPEPARMPAERSTLLYPPGAEILPSGTDAVLADIVARLKAHPAERLELRAYASSQTTRPTDARRIALLRARALRDRLVQLGLDPLRLLVFAEGSAAGTTAPATAPDRVDLVIRP encoded by the coding sequence ATGATGATGCGCATCCCCACTTTCTCCACCCTGTTGCTGCTTCTGGCGCTGGCACCCCTGTCCGGCGCCATGGCGCAGAATAGTATCGGACCATTGCCGGCCAACCCGCCGCCCGCCGCTGCGCGTGCCCCCATCACGGTACCGGCGACCCCCGACCTGACGTTGCCGCCGACGCCCGGCGTGCCGGATCAGGGCGACATCCCCGCTGCACCGGTTTCGGAACTGCCACCATCCCGCTTCCCCGGTTCCGCCACGGGGCCTGAGCCGGCGCGCATGCCGGCGGAGCGCAGCACGCTCCTGTACCCGCCGGGGGCGGAAATCCTGCCATCGGGTACCGATGCCGTGCTGGCCGATATCGTGGCGCGGCTGAAGGCCCATCCGGCGGAACGGCTGGAGCTGCGCGCCTATGCCAGCAGCCAGACCACCCGACCGACCGATGCCCGGCGCATCGCCCTGTTGCGCGCCCGCGCTCTGCGGGACCGGCTGGTGCAGCTTGGCCTTGATCCGCTGCGCCTGCTGGTGTTTGCGGAAGGGAGTGCCGCAGGCACCACTGCACCGGCAACGGCCCCCGACCGCGTTGATCTGGTGATCCGCCCATGA
- a CDS encoding DUF6680 family protein, with translation MDWTIKFTDIAIVIATFLGPIIAVRIQKHIERSRETNDRRLAIFRTLMTTRLMNLAPEHVQAINAIPLDFYGKGRKLKCIREHWATYMNHLSRKDMSTELWAKTRGELFVNMLYEIAEYLGYNIPKVELERDFYNPVAYETLENEQALIRKGMVQLLNGSSSISMNVLSVPENEEATAALVEIRNILREKHTT, from the coding sequence GTGGATTGGACGATTAAATTTACTGATATAGCCATTGTAATCGCGACCTTCCTCGGCCCAATAATTGCCGTTCGTATACAAAAACACATTGAACGTTCTCGCGAAACTAATGATCGCCGTCTGGCGATATTCAGAACACTTATGACCACTCGGCTGATGAATTTAGCCCCAGAGCATGTACAGGCTATAAATGCGATCCCATTGGATTTTTATGGAAAAGGAAGGAAATTGAAATGCATTAGAGAGCATTGGGCGACGTACATGAATCACTTATCGAGGAAAGATATGTCCACCGAGTTGTGGGCAAAAACGCGTGGCGAGTTGTTTGTTAACATGCTCTATGAAATAGCAGAGTATCTTGGATATAATATTCCAAAAGTAGAGTTGGAGCGGGATTTTTATAATCCTGTCGCTTATGAGACGTTGGAGAATGAACAGGCACTAATAAGAAAAGGCATGGTTCAGTTATTAAATGGATCCTCGTCAATTTCGATGAATGTTTTAAGTGTACCTGAAAATGAAGAAGCTACCGCAGCGCTTGTTGAAATTCGCAACATACTGAGAGAAAAACACACAACATAG
- a CDS encoding 3-deoxy-manno-octulosonate cytidylyltransferase has protein sequence MTDPNCPPTAAPVARPLVVIPARLGSTRLPDKPLADIHGAPMIVHVWRRAMEAGIGPVIVAAAEQAIVDAVIQAGGTAVLTDPDHPSGSDRVWEAVCRIDPEGKYDAIVNVQGDLPTIDPAVIRAVFGPLSDPGVDIATLGAVITEAAERTNPNVVKAVVEMLPGADTGRALYFTRATAPWGDGPLFHHIGLYAYRRIALERFVSLPPAQLEQREKLEQLRALANGMTIALARVDIVPLGVDTIEDLDRARHMLAPSPTP, from the coding sequence ATGACCGATCCGAACTGTCCCCCGACCGCCGCTCCCGTCGCCCGTCCGCTGGTGGTAATCCCCGCCCGCTTGGGTTCCACGCGCCTGCCGGATAAGCCGCTGGCCGACATTCACGGTGCACCGATGATCGTGCATGTCTGGCGCCGCGCCATGGAGGCGGGGATCGGCCCCGTGATTGTCGCGGCGGCCGAACAGGCCATCGTCGATGCCGTGATCCAGGCCGGTGGCACCGCTGTCCTGACCGACCCGGACCATCCGTCAGGCTCTGACCGGGTGTGGGAGGCGGTATGCCGCATCGACCCCGAGGGGAAGTACGACGCCATCGTCAATGTACAGGGCGACCTGCCCACCATCGACCCTGCCGTTATCCGCGCCGTGTTCGGCCCTTTGTCCGACCCAGGCGTGGATATCGCCACGCTGGGTGCCGTGATCACCGAGGCGGCAGAGCGTACGAATCCCAATGTGGTGAAGGCCGTGGTGGAGATGCTTCCGGGTGCCGACACGGGCCGCGCACTCTATTTCACCCGCGCCACGGCACCCTGGGGCGACGGGCCTCTGTTCCACCATATCGGGCTGTACGCCTATCGCCGCATCGCCCTGGAACGGTTCGTCTCCTTGCCCCCGGCACAGTTGGAGCAGCGTGAAAAGCTGGAACAGCTTCGCGCCCTGGCCAATGGCATGACCATCGCGCTGGCGCGGGTGGACATCGTGCCGCTGGGGGTGGATACCATCGAAGACCTTGACCGCGCCCGCCATATGCTGGCCCCATCGCCCACGCCGTGA
- a CDS encoding SRPBCC domain-containing protein — protein MGDENKKVFRTKIKGSVEAIWRELTKTDTPQQAVFNALMVNTGFHTGAAVQMRTADRRRTLVVGEVLEYDPPRRFAHTFRFTQFDDAPCTVIYELFPQADGIVEVTLTVENIPHGTRTAKEMDQGGTNILANLKSVVETGTVPFGTRVMYAMFGVMGFVLPKRTLAENWPLQDRDAG, from the coding sequence ATGGGGGATGAGAACAAGAAGGTTTTCCGCACCAAAATCAAAGGCTCGGTAGAGGCCATCTGGCGGGAACTGACCAAGACTGACACACCACAGCAGGCGGTGTTCAACGCCCTGATGGTCAATACCGGCTTTCATACTGGGGCGGCGGTACAGATGCGCACAGCTGACCGCCGCCGCACCCTGGTGGTGGGGGAGGTGCTGGAATATGACCCGCCCCGCCGCTTTGCCCACACGTTCCGCTTCACACAGTTCGACGATGCCCCCTGCACCGTCATCTATGAACTGTTCCCACAAGCCGACGGCATCGTGGAGGTCACCTTGACCGTGGAGAACATTCCCCACGGCACCCGTACGGCCAAGGAAATGGACCAGGGCGGCACCAACATCCTGGCCAACCTGAAATCCGTGGTGGAGACGGGCACGGTGCCCTTTGGCACGCGGGTGATGTACGCGATGTTCGGCGTGATGGGCTTCGTCCTGCCCAAGCGCACGCTGGCCGAGAACTGGCCCTTGCAAGACCGCGACGCCGGTTGA
- a CDS encoding prephenate dehydratase, producing MPASTIAYQGAPGANSDLACRSVFPDMVTLPCASFEDAFAAVHEGKAKLAMIPVENSVAGRVADIHHLLPHGGLHIIGEHYQRVVHCLVAPQGATMEGLTEVHSHIQALSQCRNYLRERGLKPVNNADTAGAAADVARWNDPSKGAISSDLAAEIYGLQVLAKGIEDATHNTTRFLILAREPSVPERGTDSVTTFVFRVRSRPAALYKALGGFATNGVNITKLESYLVDGRFTAAQFYIDVEGHPEERSLRLAMEELGFFASEVKFLGVYPAHPFRREQQQMGGGI from the coding sequence ATGCCCGCCTCTACCATCGCCTACCAGGGCGCACCCGGTGCCAATTCCGACCTGGCCTGCCGCAGCGTTTTCCCCGACATGGTCACGCTGCCCTGCGCTTCGTTTGAGGATGCGTTTGCCGCGGTGCATGAGGGTAAGGCCAAGCTGGCCATGATCCCGGTAGAGAATTCGGTCGCGGGCCGCGTCGCCGATATCCACCATTTGCTGCCCCATGGCGGGCTGCATATCATTGGTGAGCATTATCAGCGCGTGGTTCATTGCCTGGTTGCACCCCAGGGTGCGACGATGGAGGGGCTGACCGAGGTCCATTCCCATATCCAGGCCCTGTCCCAGTGCCGCAATTACCTGCGCGAACGCGGCCTGAAGCCCGTCAATAATGCTGATACGGCGGGTGCGGCCGCCGACGTGGCCCGCTGGAACGACCCGTCCAAGGGGGCCATCTCGTCTGATCTGGCCGCTGAGATCTACGGCCTTCAGGTTCTGGCCAAGGGGATCGAGGATGCGACCCACAATACCACCCGTTTCCTGATCCTGGCGCGGGAACCCAGCGTACCGGAACGCGGTACCGACAGCGTCACCACCTTTGTCTTTCGAGTCCGGTCACGTCCGGCGGCCCTGTATAAGGCGTTAGGCGGGTTTGCGACCAATGGTGTGAACATCACCAAGCTGGAAAGCTATCTGGTGGATGGCCGTTTCACGGCGGCGCAGTTCTATATCGACGTTGAAGGCCATCCGGAGGAACGCTCCCTGCGGCTGGCCATGGAGGAACTGGGCTTCTTCGCCAGCGAGGTGAAGTTCCTGGGCGTCTATCCGGCCCATCCGTTCCGCCGTGAACAGCAGCAGATGGGCGGCGGTATCTGA
- a CDS encoding c-type cytochrome: protein MASSTFNKIFMAILTATLIALLAGFVSKKLVHPNFPAERAYKVEVPETETAAADAPAAPAEPDPVTPLMAAADPAAGQKLVKACAACHSFEKGGANKVGPNLWGIVGNKHAHAEGFAYSDAMKAEEGLWDYEHLNKFLANPKATIPGTKMNFAGLKKVEDRAALIAYLRTLADSPVPLP, encoded by the coding sequence ATGGCGAGCAGCACCTTCAATAAGATTTTCATGGCGATCCTGACGGCGACGTTGATCGCTCTCCTGGCGGGTTTCGTCTCCAAGAAGCTGGTTCACCCGAACTTCCCGGCCGAACGCGCCTATAAGGTGGAAGTGCCGGAGACCGAGACCGCCGCCGCCGACGCGCCTGCCGCTCCGGCAGAGCCCGATCCGGTGACCCCGCTGATGGCCGCTGCCGATCCGGCTGCCGGTCAGAAGCTGGTCAAGGCCTGCGCGGCCTGCCACAGCTTCGAAAAGGGCGGCGCCAACAAGGTGGGCCCGAACCTGTGGGGTATCGTGGGCAACAAGCATGCCCACGCCGAAGGTTTTGCCTATTCCGACGCCATGAAGGCGGAGGAAGGCCTCTGGGATTACGAGCACCTGAACAAGTTCCTGGCGAACCCGAAGGCGACCATCCCGGGCACGAAGATGAACTTCGCTGGTCTGAAGAAGGTCGAGGATCGCGCCGCGCTGATCGCTTATCTGCGCACGCTGGCCGATAGCCCGGTGCCGCTGCCTTAA